A genomic window from Lotus japonicus ecotype B-129 chromosome 1, LjGifu_v1.2 includes:
- the LOC130745117 gene encoding NAC domain-containing protein 83-like, with product MTSFELEALITYDKDGSVRLLPGYKFDPTDEVLILVNFYLKRRAFAQPLPVRIIPNFDVFQTEPWELPGGDGKNFNEQKCFFYNTMGRDLESLDMRVAGSGQWKVVEKGKCVPIPRNNEVIGKRNTLIFWEMQGASARKTKWVMHQFRLVLVAKPSKISNWVVYRIFMKKDAKKDGECKWV from the exons ATGACATCATTTGAGTTGGAAGCCCTCATAACTTATGACAAGGATGGGAGTGTTAGGTTGCTACCTGGGTACAAGTTTGATCCAACTGATGAGGTTCTAATTCTTGTAAATTTCTATCTTAAGAGGAGGGCCTTCGCTCAACCTCTTCCTGTTCGAATAATCCCAAATTTTGACGTTTTCCAGACTGAGCCTTGGGAGTTACCTGGAGGAG ATGGAAAAAATTTCAATGAACAGAAGTGCTTCTTCTACAACACCATGGGTCGTGACCTTGAAAGCCTTGACATGAGAGTTGCAGGGAGTGGCCAATGGAAGGTTGTGGAGAAAGGAAAATGTGTTCCTATCCCTCGAAACAACGAGGTAATTGGAAAGAGAAACACTCTAATTTTCTGGGAGATGCAAGGAGCCTCAGCTAGAAAGACAAAATGGGTGATGCATCAGTTTCGTCTTGTGTTAGTAGCTAAACCATCTAAG ATATCGAACTGGGTTGTGTATCGCATATTTATGAAGAAGGATGCAAAAAAAGATGGAGAATGCAAGTGGGTCTAA